The genomic region TTGTTACCTTCGCAGTTATCACTGGTTTGTACTGGCTGATGAAGCAGGTTACGCTTAAAATTATGGGAAAAAGTCGTATAGAAGCTATCTCTACTGGGGAAGAGGGCAAAATCGATTCGTTGTAAAGTAGAGACGCAAAATTTTACGTCTCTATTGCTTTTACACTCTATTACTTTTATAAAGGAACCAATTCGGGGAAATGTAGTAATAGTTGATCGTTTGTTAGTTCTTCGCCAAATTGAGCGGGGGAAAACTGGACTTGAATTGCCCACAATCTTTTTTGATAGTGCAGATTAATCAGGGCTTTCAATCCAGCTTTCATCGCATTTATATCTGCCAGATTAGTTTCTAATTCTGGCACTTCCCCGTCATAAACTACGCTTAGCATGACGACTAAGTTACGGGTAACGGGCAAGGAAAAAGATTCATCTGTAGTAGCGGGTGAACTTAAATCTGGTTCGCTTAAGTAGCGTTGGGCAGAATCGGTAAATAATTCGTTGAAATAGTCGCTGGCTGCACCTTCATCCCAAAACACATCGCCTTCGTTTGCACCGGAAAGCCAATACTCGTCATATTGCAGCAAGCTTTGACAAATTTCTACCAAACCTTCGCCTACGGCTTCAATATCGCCGTCAGTATCTATGGCTTCCCTTGCTTGACGGTTGAGAATTCCTAATAGCGGTGCTACTTCTTGCCCCGCAAGATGGAGAAATATCCGACAGCCAACAAACCGAGTCCGCCCTGACATCCGATTCATCCGATCGCGCCATGAACTCATGATCTTCCCTCCATATCCTCTTACTCAATTTATCGCGCTCTCACAAATCTTTCTCCCCCTCGATCGCTAGATTTAAGGGAATTGACGGTAAGATCGGAAGCAAAATTGTCAAGTCATGAATATCGGTATTATCGGACTAGGGTTGATTGGTGGCTCGTTGGGCTTAGACTGGCGATCGCAAGGACACAAAATTTTCGGTGTCAGTCGGCGCGAGTCTACTTGCGCGCAAGCGATCGCTTGTGGTGCTGTTGATACGGCTAGCGCCGATCTTACCAGTCTCAAAACCGCAGAAGTTATTTTTATCTGCACTCCTTTGGCAGCAATTCGCCCTACCGTAGAACAACTAATTCCCCACATAGATCCAGCAACAGTTTTAACAGATGTCGGTTCGGTAAAAGCCCCAATTGTAGACGCGATCGCCCCCTTGTGGCAGAATTTTGTGGGCGGACACCCCATGGCTGGTAAAGCTGAGAGTGGGATTGAAGTTGCCCAAACAGGACTGTTTATCGGCAAGCCTTATGCGATCGCCGCGATTGATACTACACCACCAACAGCCGTGCAGGTTGTCGAGCAATTAGCGCGATCGCTCCAAGCTACTATATATCATTGTCACCCAGCCGATCACGACCGCGCCGTCAGTTGGATTTCTCATTTACCAGTCATGGTTAGCGCCAGTTTAATTGCTGCTTGTGCCAGCGAACCTAACCCAGCAGTTCTGGAATTGGCACAACAACTTGCTAGTTCTGGATTTCGCGATACAAGTCGCGTTGGAGGTGGAAATCCTGAATTAGGAGTGATGATGGCGCGGTATAATCGCCCAGAGTTGTTGCGATCGCTACAACAATACCGCGATCGATTAGATGAAATTGCGCAATTAATTGTACGAGAAGATTGGCAAGCTTTAGAACAGCAATTAAATTCAACTCAGCTAGCTAGACCGAAGTTTCTTCGAGAGTAGCGTCATACTTTTTAGTTGTGAGATATTAGGTGAGATTTTAGTCGATTTTGGCAGATTCACCAATCGAACTACCAATTCCATACTCTCTCAATATGGAGGTGAATTTTATTTCATCTCTATATTTATTGCTAATTTCTACTCGTTAAAGATAACTGACATCAGCTCGGAAGCTATAGAAAGTACTAGCCCAGATAAGCAATACCAGAAATTCGGCAGCGATCGCAAATAGTTTCAGTCGATTGCTAAAAGCTCAACGGTAGA from Chroococcidiopsis sp. SAG 2025 harbors:
- a CDS encoding DUF1517 domain-containing protein — translated: MSSWRDRMNRMSGRTRFVGCRIFLHLAGQEVAPLLGILNRQAREAIDTDGDIEAVGEGLVEICQSLLQYDEYWLSGANEGDVFWDEGAASDYFNELFTDSAQRYLSEPDLSSPATTDESFSLPVTRNLVVMLSVVYDGEVPELETNLADINAMKAGLKALINLHYQKRLWAIQVQFSPAQFGEELTNDQLLLHFPELVPL
- a CDS encoding prephenate/arogenate dehydrogenase, with the translated sequence MNIGIIGLGLIGGSLGLDWRSQGHKIFGVSRRESTCAQAIACGAVDTASADLTSLKTAEVIFICTPLAAIRPTVEQLIPHIDPATVLTDVGSVKAPIVDAIAPLWQNFVGGHPMAGKAESGIEVAQTGLFIGKPYAIAAIDTTPPTAVQVVEQLARSLQATIYHCHPADHDRAVSWISHLPVMVSASLIAACASEPNPAVLELAQQLASSGFRDTSRVGGGNPELGVMMARYNRPELLRSLQQYRDRLDEIAQLIVREDWQALEQQLNSTQLARPKFLRE